The genomic window ACAAAAACAAAGGGATTTTGGTAAAAAAATTGTCCGCCAATTTCTATTCCCAATAAATCAAAACGCATAGCAGAACTAAAAATATTTGCTCTCTCACCTTGGAAAGTGAAACTAATAAAATCGTTTTGCAAATTCCAATACAAAACAGGAAGAAGCAAAAGGGCGGAGATAAAAACACTCAAATACAGCTGATAAGTTTTTAGCCATAAACGATTATAAAACAAGATATACAATCCGGCTCCTGCCCAAAGAAAAACAGAGGTATATTTAGAAAGCATTGCTAAGCCAATTAATAGTCCAAGCAAAAGCATTTTTCTTTTACTCGAAGAAGCCATATCCCTATCAGGAAGAATATCCAGCATCAAGAACAAGCTGAGTAGCCAAAAGAAAACCTGAGGGGTATCGGGAAGAATAAAAACTCCAACAATCAAGCTTGTATAAAGCGATGCAGTATAAAGTAAAGCGGCATACCACCCTGTAAGTTCATTCTTAATTTTCTTTCCGATTTGGAAAAATATCCAAGTATTAATTCCGGCAAAAACGACAGATGATAGGCGAATAAAAAGCGCACTATCGAATAATAGATTTAAAGAAAAAAACTGTATAAAGAATCCCACCAAAGGTGGGTGATCAAAATGACTCCAATCTGGATATAGAGCGTAAGTCCAATAATAAACTTCATCGTTTCCCAATTCAACCACCGAAGCCAAGAACAGTCGCAGAATAGTACTGAGACCTATAAGCCAAGCTAGGTTTCTATGAAAACGATTTTGAAACACTAGCGAACACTAATCAAATAGATATCAAAAATTAAGACCGAATTAGGTGGGATTATAGATACGGCACCAGTACCATATCCTAAACCAGAAGGGATAATTAGTTTTCCTGTACCACCTACATTAAACAAAGGAATACCTTCTTGCCAACCGGCAATTACATTTGTTAATGAAAAACTTGCTGTACCGCTGTCAAAAACAGTACCATCAACAAGCTTACCGGTATAATTAACTGTAACATATGAACTAATCGACGGTTTTATTCCCGTACCCTGATTATCAATGATATAATACAAACCCGAATCTGTATGCTGTGCTGTTAAACCATTATCTGCTAAATAATTTTCTATAATTTCTCTATCAATAGCTAACTGGGCCTCAGCATCATTTTCATCCTTATTACAAGCTGTTAGACCAAAGGAAACAGCCAAAATAAATAATAATATTTTTTTCATCTTTTTTAAAATTTTACGCCTGCAAATATATCAAAAAAGGAAGCTGTTAAACTTCATTTTTATTCATTTTCAATTTGATGCTCTCACAACTCATTGCAATATATTCATGAGTAGCCGGAATTTTAAATTCGGGTTCTATTTTATGTTGTCCAACTGCTGATACGGCATCTTTTAATGCAAGCCAAACCGATAATCCGTGAATAAATGGAGGCTCTCCAACAGCTTTACTCTTTTTTATAACCAAAGGATTTGGAGCTTTATCTAATAATTCTACTCTAAAATCTTTTGGAATATCGGTAACAGCAGGGATTTTATAAGTGTCGGGGGAACGATTTAATAAATTACCATCTCCATTATATTTCATCTCTTCGGAAGTTACCCAACCCAAACCTTGAACAAAAGCACCTTCAATCTGACCTTTATCAATAAGTGAATTAACCGAATTTCCTACATCATGTAAAATATCCGTTCTAAGAACCTGATGTTTTCCGGTTAAAATATCTACTTCTACTTCTGAAA from Bacteroidales bacterium includes these protein-coding regions:
- a CDS encoding glycosyltransferase family 39 protein; its protein translation is MFQNRFHRNLAWLIGLSTILRLFLASVVELGNDEVYYWTYALYPDWSHFDHPPLVGFFIQFFSLNLLFDSALFIRLSSVVFAGINTWIFFQIGKKIKNELTGWYAALLYTASLYTSLIVGVFILPDTPQVFFWLLSLFLMLDILPDRDMASSSKRKMLLLGLLIGLAMLSKYTSVFLWAGAGLYILFYNRLWLKTYQLYLSVFISALLLLPVLYWNLQNDFISFTFQGERANIFSSAMRFDLLGIEIGGQFFYQNPFVFV
- a CDS encoding FKBP-type peptidyl-prolyl cis-trans isomerase, whose product is MKKILLFILAVSFGLTACNKDENDAEAQLAIDREIIENYLADNGLTAQHTDSGLYYIIDNQGTGIKPSISSYVTVNYTGKLVDGTVFDSGTASFSLTNVIAGWQEGIPLFNVGGTGKLIIPSGLGYGTGAVSIIPPNSVLIFDIYLISVR